Proteins encoded in a region of the Anguilla anguilla isolate fAngAng1 chromosome 10, fAngAng1.pri, whole genome shotgun sequence genome:
- the elovl7a gene encoding elongation of very long chain fatty acids protein 7a, which yields MALSELTSRALNLYDAMMQEADRRVDGWLMMSSPGPQTIIIVSYIYFVMSLGPRLMENRKPYDLKPVLIVYNFSVVALSLYMCYEFVMSGWGTGYSFHCDLVDYSMSPQAVRMASICWLYYFSKFIEMLDTIFFVLRKKNSQITFLHVYHHAIMPFTWWFGVKFAGGGLGTFHALLNCIVHVIMYTYYGLSALGPAYQRYLWWKKHLTSIQCIQFVLVTTHIGQYFFMKDCPYRFPIFIYIIGLYGLVFLILFLNFWYHAYTKGKRLPKVLLNGSKAGGYKQEL from the exons ATGGCGTTGAGCGAGCTCACCTCCCGGGCGCTGAATCTGTACGATGCGATGATGCAAGAGGCGG ACCGCAGGGTAGACGGctggctgatgatgtcatcgccGGGCCCACAGACCATCATCATCGTGTCGTACATCtactttgtgatgtcattggggCCCCGGCTGATGGAGAACCGGAAGCCCTACGACCTGAAGCCCGTTCTGATCGTCTACAACTTCTCCGTGGTGGCGCTGTCCCTCTACATGTGCTACGAG TTCGTCATGTCTGGCTGGGGGACAGGATACTCTTTCCACTGTGACCTCGTGGACTACTCCATGTCCCCGCAGGCCGTGCGG ATGGCCTCCATCTGCTGGCTCTACTACTTCTCCAAATTCATTGAGATGCTTGATACA atcTTCTTCGTCCTGCGGAAAAAGAACAGCCAGATCACTTTCCTCCATGTCTACCACCACGCCATCATGCCCTTCACCTGGTGGTTTGGAGTCAAGTTTGCCGGAG GTGGACTTGGTACCTTCCACGCCCTGCTCAACTGCATTGTCCATGTGATCATGTACACCTATTATGGCCTATCTGCCTTAGGCCCCGCCTACCAGCGCTACCTGTGGTGGAAGAAACACCTGACTAGCATCCAGTGT ATCCAGTTTGTGCTGGTCACCACGCACATCGGCCAGTACTTCTTCATGAAGGACTGCCCCTACCGCTTCCCCATTTTCATCTACATCATCGGCCTCTATGGCCTggtcttcctcatcctcttcctcaactTCTGGTACCACGCCTACACCAAGGGCAAGAGGCTTCCGAAGGTCCTGCTGAATGGATCTAAGGCAGGGGGCTACAAGCAAga ATTGTGA